A segment of the Arachis hypogaea cultivar Tifrunner chromosome 5, arahy.Tifrunner.gnm2.J5K5, whole genome shotgun sequence genome:
GATACATGGATTTCTTCAACATGAAACTTGCAGCCTTAGCCCTTAGAATCCATCCTTGGATTTCTTTGAGACAGCAATGACATTGAAGTTGATGGAGTCTGGATTTTTCTGGATCATGCTGTTAATCACTTTAGCTGCATCCTGTTGTAATTAAGAGACattagtttttttgaaaaatacaactaaaaatagaaaagagagaaCAGTTATTGCAACTTAGAAGAATGCAtcaacacaacacaacacaaaaGGAGCATACACTTGATATATGCAAATTTTTAAGCACAGTCTGTGGCCAGATTTTCCAAGatgattccttttttttttgggcaGTCCAACAGTCAAACAAACTCAACATTACCAATTCCTATAAAATTGGTCTTAAAAGGACGAATGTTTCAGTCAAGGCAAATTGTCCGAGCCATTTTAAAAGAACTACCAGTCCGTTGTTTCTTCATGCATCATTTAAATTCAAAGCCCTCTACCAGGACAATAAAATCATTTGGCAACGCTAACGATTTCGTTTGAACATCTTTAGGGAACAAACAATTATTGCCTATGCAATATATTTACCTTCAACAAAGTACTTGGCGAAGATGGACCATGAGATATTGGCTCTGACTTTCTTCCATCAAGCTCATAAAGTTGACCTGAATGGGTTTAATTACACAGAAATTAATCAGGTAAATGTAACCAAAATAAAGGGGATGAGGGAAAAGCCTCATATATATGCAGTTATATAAAGAAATTACCATCCACACAAGCAAAGCAGATAAAATGAGCATATGCATTATCTGCTGCCTGCATTACAAATATTTGAAAGACAAAAAAAGGGGGTAAGTTGACAGATTGAATTAAATATAAGCATCATACTAACAAGGCCTAAATCGATTCAAGTACATCGGATTAAATTTTAAAGTGAAAAAAATGACCATTTTAACTACTATATCAGTATGACTGAATCACTAATATATCATCTTCACATCATTCTCCATTTACCTCTGTATCGCCAGCATTTGCTGCCACTGAATGAGCAACTTCCATTTCTCCATCATTCTCAAGGAATTTTGCACGCTGTACGATACAAAAGTTCAAACAAGTAAAATTTAGTAATATTTCAAGCTCATCAATAGCATGTTTTCCCGGCAGGACATGTGGATATACATAAAGAAATATACAAAGTCCAGGCAGAGAGGAACAACCTGCATTGGATCCATGCTTGCAGTAGATTTAAAGAACTTATCCAAGAATGACCCCTCAACTGACAAAATCATCGCTGACCGAGGTGAGAAATAATGGTTGATGTCTTAAAAGTCTATTCCATCTACTACCGAAGACTTACCAAGCTTAATCTCAGACGTGGGGTTGCCAAGAGCATGAAGCAATCCTACTGTACCACAAGCATTACCCACAGTTTGCTTCATAAAATACACTTTACTGCTATATTCCTAAAAAAAAAACCCCTCAAAAAAGGttgttcataataaaaaaaatcaaggaTAATGCGCTATGTGCTAACCAGAATAGAATTTTATTGTTTGTCAGTTTGTCTGAATATTGAAACATGCATTTAAAGTGTCttaaaattgaaaatgaataTCCACAAACAGATGATGTGCACTCACCCTTTTTTCATGTTCCTGTTGCAACCTCTCTTCTTCAGTCTGGTAATatcaaaatgttttaaaaaatcaGAAGAAAAGAAACAGCATAGTCACATTCAtgtgcataaaataaaaaaataaaataaaataaaaagaaaaagaaaagggaaaccTGAGTGGTTATAGGATAAAGGAAAAGAACAGCAAGAACAGGCTTAGGAACCATTTCGAGAAGCTGATCATCTAAGCCATAAACATCACAGCATTCTGCTTCATCCTGTGGAAGCCCAAGCCCCCATAGGAACTGCAACAATCATCCAAAAACAACACACTTAAATTATGCGTTCATGTTCAAAACTATTCGACAATAAAAATCTGTTACTGTCATAATCTTAATTGCATTAGAAACTAACTGCGAGAGAGGATTAGTAGGAAAGAACCTGGTTCATGACATCAGGATTAGCTTCGAGAGGAAGCCACCTTTTAGAGGAAGCAGAAGAGGTGCTTTGTTGTACCGACGCCATTGTTTTTGTTAaaagtttttttcttctttccttcccaCTCCAGACACACACTTCTCGAGTTCTcgttttcattattatttatacttttatttagtCTTCTGTTGGGCCTTATTGGGCCTGAGTCTACACTAGCTAGGCCCAGTATTTCAACAACCGAAGCCTAGCCCATTTAACCACCTGCCCCTCTCTTGTTTCAGCTTTTCAGTTGACATACATATTCTAGTATTCTACGGATATGCACAATGCAGCAAAAACTGTTACTTCGTTTTTATAATATTTCTTGATGGCTTTTATTTATCTATTCTGGAATAAGTAGAAGTTATTATAAAATATCCCTAGAtattagaaaaaacaaaaaatattttttccgtttttataaattttatattgacTTTTGTTTCATGAGTGAAAGTGAGGAAATAACTAGAAGTTTTAGGAACCAGAAAGAGTACTGGAACAAAAATGTTTGCTACTAAGTGTGACTTGGGTAGTTATTCAGTTAAAGTTTTTCGTTGCTTGGAAGAACAAATCAGCGTAGAAAAATTACAGATGGATTCAGTGCTGGAGTATTCAAGTAaggtaataactaataacaacTATATGTCTAAAGCATAATAAGAGGCAAAAAATTGATGTTTGAAAAAGCTTTATTAAGAGGTGAAAATCGATATGTCTAAAATATTTAGGTTGTGTTTGATTtgcatttttaaatttgtttttattttcagtgtttttttttctaaatttcgtgaaggaaaaaatgaaaacaggaagtaaaaacaaaaaacagaattttattatttttactgttttcactttttgCTTTACAAaattcagaaaacagaaaatactgaaaatgaaaatgcaaatcaAACGCACCCTTATTTTCTGCTTTTATAACAAAACATTAACAATATGACACATTTTACTAGAAGGATTTGGCTCTTCATGTTGTTGCTGCACTTTAGAATTAGAAAGTAAAACACCTTAGAGGCTTAAATTATTGATGAGAGCATCTTAACTATTCGCCATATTTTGCATGACCCTCCTGAAAGGCCATATCTTTTACTTTAAAATTATACTGATATCACAAGTTGAGGTGAGAACATAAAAATTGGTGGTGTTATATAGTTTTACAAGAACACAATTGCAAAAACAAAATCCATTAGTTCTTAAAGGACCACACAACCATCGGTATCAAACATTACAGGtggagaagaattgaatttatTGAATGTTTGATTCAAAACATCAATGACCACCTCATAATTTAACCTCCCTAGCATTCAAGAAACAACTAGCCATGGTGGTACTCCTTTCATTCACCTTTGTAGTTTGGCTTTCTCTTCTCAACAAATGCAGCCAAGCCTTCCAACCTATCTTTGGTATTCAAAGTCATCTCATAGCATGCTTCTTCCAAATCTGCAGCTTCTGCCGGATCTATTATCAGAAGTCCCTCCTCAATTGCTCTTTTACCAGCCCTTACGGCAATCGGACCCTGCAAGAGAATTTATTTGCAGTTAATGCTAGTATGCTGCTTGCTTTGCTTTCAATTCCCAAAAACCACAATTTAGTAAGTTTCTTTATGATTAGTACTCGAATTTAAACTAACTAAACTTGCCAATATACAGGACCAAGTAAATAATTGGCAATTACAACACAACTAAAAATAGGGATCATctagaagggaaagaaaaggccAAATGAATTATAACCTGTATTAAAGCAAAACCTAAGTAACAATGCTTCTGTCACTGCTTCCAATTTTCACTTCAGAGCCTCTTAGGACAGAAAAAGCATACTCAATGCCCATGGTTGGTAACTAGTTTTACTTAAGACCCCCCAATGTTTTAATATCTTCAAAATAAAGAAAGTGAAAAGACAACCATAATTCGGGGAAAAAAACACTTTctcttgaattttaattgatgCTGCCCAGTTACAGTGCATGATTCTCAACATGAAAGATATTTTCAGTGATGTTACCTTCTCATTGATGTTCCTGGCAACCTCAAGTGCCTTTGTGTAAGCTTCACCAGCAGGAACACAGTAGTTGGCAAGCCCTGCAGTAAATGGAACGGTACACAATGTGTTATGTGTTCAAAGATATTCTTGTACCTCCAAATTAGTTAGAGTTTATTAAACAATGATAAATATGGTGGGAACTAATCAGCGTACCTAGAGCCTCAGCTTCTCTGCCGTAAACCCTTCGACCGGTCAATATAAGATCCTTTGCTATTGCCTTACTGATCAATCGAGGTAGTCTTCTTGTTGCACCAGCCCTGTCCAAATAATAATTCTATTAAGGCATTTCATTTTACACCATATGTTGATAATTGGGCTGTTGGTACACTCGTTTGAACTTGCATCAGCAGGAGAAATAAGTTGTTCTCAAAGCCAAAGCATTAAAAACATATGATGATAACCAAATCAAACAATAAttgaaaaaagtaaaagaaaaaagattcaaattccctacttcaattcatcttatttaacAAGTATATTCTTCATTAACTATCTTGAAATTGtatcattcattcattatttGTTGGAAGTGAGCAGAACTAGTTTAGATATAGAGTTGAAAGTCACAATAGAAATGATGCAGTATGGCTATGTGAAGATCTAATGATCTAAATAATATATACCCTGGGATTATAGCATGTCCTGTCTCTGGCAAACCCAAGACAGCATCTTCTCCTATAAGCCATGAAAGGGGAAGAAAatcaatttatataatatttcaaTTTCATTATAAGCATATAAAATATACAGATACAGTTTGTGATTAATCTGTCATGTTTAAGTACCGCATATTCGAAAGTCGCATGCCAGGGCCAGTTCAAGCCCACCACCCAATGCTGCC
Coding sequences within it:
- the LOC112800364 gene encoding ubiquitin carboxyl-terminal hydrolase 3-like, which codes for MKTRTREVCVWSGKERRKKLLTKTMASVQQSTSSASSKRWLPLEANPDVMNQFLWGLGLPQDEAECCDVYGLDDQLLEMVPKPVLAVLFLYPITTQTEEERLQQEHEKREYSSKVYFMKQTVGNACGTVGLLHALGNPTSEIKLVEGSFLDKFFKSTASMDPMQRAKFLENDGEMEVAHSVAANAGDTEAADNAYAHFICFACVDGQLYELDGRKSEPISHGPSSPSTLLKDAAKVINSMIQKNPDSINFNVIAVSKKSKDGF